The DNA region ATTCGGTTCAGTTTGTGTGGATGGTAAACGCTCAGTGCAGACTCAGGAGTTGTTACCATGGTATGTCATGAACGCACCCGGTTTGAAGAGAGATTTCGCCTCGTAGCTCGATATTTAAGTAATAACAGTTTCTGTTATTAGGGGAACCACTTATTGTGAAGGGGTCCAAGTGATTGGTATGGTAGCACGAGTCAAACAACATGGGGATGGACGACGTGTGACCGAAGGGTGGGATCGCGTGTTCGAGGTCCTTTCAGCTGAACCTCGCCGCCAACTCATCAGCTCGTTATTAGATGCCCCACCAGACACCACCGTCCCGTTACCAGAGAGTGCGATCAACCCCACCAACCCTGGTGATCCTGAACACCTTCGACAGGAGTTGCACCATCACCATCTGCCGAAATTGGCTGATCGGAGTTTCATCGACTGGGAGCCCGATCCGTTGGTTGCAGGTCGAGGCCCGCAGTTCGATCGCGTCGCTGTCGTTTTTGAAGCCTTACACGCAGCTTCGACCGAGATCCCCGATTCGTTAGTGAGCGGCTGTCAACGCCTCGAACAGGAACAACAAGAAGATACCGAGGGCTGATTACGGAGTGACCGTGATCGATTCGCAGTCTTCAGAGTCGAAACTGATCAGAAGACCACATCCCAACGATGTCCGCAGTCGCCACACTCAAACGTCGTTCGTAGCCCCTGCTCAATGACTTCGCGAGCAACCACTTCGCAAGGAGCATACAGACACTTTGGACAGGGAACATCCACTGCAAGTGGATGGCTCTCTACGAAGATAAACGACACTCGACAGGCTCTTGTCCAGAGCTGCTTACACAGATTCGAGGAGAATGCCCACGACTTCAGTCGTGGGTGGATGTCAACCGGGGTGCCCCAGAACTCCGCGCGTGTGCTCCACGGCTGTCCTGTACACCGCACAACCTCCCCGAGGACGAGCAACAGAATTATCTCCGTGTTGGCCCCGGGTGAGCCAACATGCGCGCTGAGGACCCCTGGCAAGACCAACCCACAGCCACCTCCGGTCGGACGGTGTGGTGGTTTGATCTCGAGGGCGCCACTCCCGGGGAGGGGCTTGCCCTCGTGGCGGCCGCGTTGTACGTCTTGCGTGCCTTCCTGCCCCAGGCCCAGATGTGTTCAGAGCAACCCAAGCCGGGACAGCTCGGCTGTCCAGGGGAGGTGACCACGGTCTGGCTTACCCCCGCGGTCGTGCTCACGGCAGGCCTTGCGGCCGGGGTCGTGTTGGTCGTGGTCTATCTCTCGCAGTATCCAGCGATGATCCCCGATGCCTGGAACCCGAGCCAGGCTAGCCTGTGGGTACTGGCCGCCGTTTGCTCCCTTGCGATTGCCTCGCTTGGGGTCCCAAACGGTGATGTTCTGGCGTTCCGGGTCGGGACGTGGGTGCAGGTGGCCGCGTTCGGGTTCCTGGTGCTTGCGGGCACTGGCTCGTTTCTCGCGCGGTTCTGGCCTCGCGAGTCGGGTGCGTGATTGTCTCCAGTGCCGGTGAGCCGTAGCGACGCTCCCGGCCGAACGAGGATGGTCAACAACCCCGACCGCAAGGGTCGGAGTATCCGCCTCGATCGCCGATGAAGCACTACTAGTTGTGGAGTCCCCTGGAACCCACCTCTTGCAAAGCGCCCGACGTGCTGAGCGAAATGTCTCCACCCGGTGTCTCTCCCGGCGAGATGTCGCTTCCACACACATTCTCGACTGCTCGCATCGCCTGCGGCGAGCAGGTAGTGGTGGAGTGTGCTACTCTCAAAGAGCGTCGCATTCTATTAACGTATCAACCAAGAGTCTGTGGGGGTCACTGGTGCCAAAAGGGCCGCCCATTATAGTATTGACATCCACCCACGACTAAAGTCGTGGGATTCCTCTCGTGGGAGTCTCAGTCGTCTGAGTCCCCGAGAGCGACATTCCCGCTCGGTGCGGTACTCTGGTTTGTGTACGCCTCGTTGGCCATTGTCTCCGCGATGGAGGGCGGGCTGTGGTGACCTCGCCAATCGTGATTGTTCCACTTGAGGTACACGGGCCGTGCCATCGACCCGACTGCTGATTGCCGTCTCAGGAATGATTCTGAGGCTACGAGGTCTGCGTGTCCCTCGAACCCGCATGGACACGCCAACGAATCCTCGTGGCGACGTGTATTGTCGCGTTCACCGCATACAGGGCACTCTTGACTCGTCCACGCTTCGGGTTCTTCCCCGACCGTGATGCCGTATTCCTCGCACACGTCTTCGAGGCGGTCGATGAACCGCCGGTACGCCCAGAAGTTGTGTGTCTTCTCGTTCACACGCGGCGACCAGTGCGTCGAGAGAACGCCCTTGATGTCGCCTACGTACAGCGTTGAGACGCCCTCTTCGTGCAGTCGTTCCACGAGGTTGCGGACGAGACTGTCTTGGGCGTGGTTGCGGCGGTTCGTGCGCTTTCGGTACAGACGGTCGATGCGCTTGCTGGACGTGTGTTGGTCTTCGAGACGCGACTGATAGTGTGCGATTTGTTCCGTGATTTCACGGAACTCCGTGAACAAGGTACGTCCGTCGTACAGGTATTGGGAGCCGGTCGTTGTCGTGCAGGCAACGAGGTTGTTCGCGCCAACGTCCAGAGCGGCTTCTTCCGAAGCCAGTGGTGAATCCAGTCGAGAACTGTCGATGGTGACTGGTTGGAAAGCCCTGAACGTCTCTTCGAGTTCGTCGTACACGAGTTCGAGTCGGCCTTGTTTGCCGCTCCACTTCGGGTCGCCCGCAACCTCAACGCGAAGGCGCTGATTGCGGTTCAGCCCGAGTTCGTCTTTAAGTTCGGAGCCAATCGGGACTTCGAGCCGGGACCGGTTCACGAACTCAAGGGTGTACTGGTCATTTCGGACGTAGGTGCGAAGCACTCGTCCGTCGTCTTCGTTGCCCCAGTATCCCGGTGGCGACGGACGTGCATCGAGTTTCCCGGCGTGGTACTTCTCGTTACTGGCGAAAAACGACCGCCACGCTTCGGAGTTTTTGCGGATGAGTTGCTGGGCGACCGAACTACTGAGGACGCCTTTGTATTTGCATTCGAGCCTTCCGGTGTCGGCGTCCCAGACACTTTCGTCTGTGAGGAAGGCTTGGCGACGAGCGTAGTTGGTCTCGTTCCAGAGACTCGCAGAAGCATCCAACCAGCGAACGAACACCTCTCGCTCTTTTGTAGAGCGAGGGCGAACGTCGAACTGGTTGGCTCGCTTCATCACTCCGTACTACGTAATATTGGTTCGTAAACGTATGGATTAGCATGGGAGACTCAGGCCTGCTATCGAGAGTGGTTCGGGTAGCGGAGTGTCGGATTCATCCCACGACTGAAGTCGTGGGCTTTCTCCTCGATGTCCTGTAATTAGAAATAGTTACTCACTTTTGGAACCGAGAGCTGGTCGAGGACGTTGTCGATCGCTGTTGTAAGCTCAGCAAGTGACTCAAAGAACCGGTTGCTGAGAGTCGTTTGGAGTTGTCTCCAGCACTCTTCGACCGGATCGAGTTCGGGAAAGTACGCCCGTAACGTGACGAAGGCGAGGTCGTCACGGACCAGGCGGCCCGTGACGGCTGACGCCTAGAAATACGGCGCTCCATCGAGCACAACGAGCGAATCATCTTTGAACGCTTTGCATACTGTGAAAATGAAATATTCGCGTGATCGGCGGTGACGTACGCTTCGAACCGGGAGAAAAAGCGATCACCGTCCTCGGTGATCGCGCCCAACAGATACGTCCAGTCACGTTGCCCAGAGAGTCCGACAGCTGGCTGCGTGTCGCACAGAAACCATGCGGCACCCGGCTCGACTTGCACGGATTGCTTGGGTTGATTGATATAGACTACGGTAGCGTCCAGCTTCCGCCGCTTTTGTTGAGTTTGTCGTGGAACGCCTCTTGGTCGTCTTCGTCAGCCTCAGCGGCTGTATGTCGCGGTTTCTGGTAGCTCAATCCGCTTCTTTCAGCAACCGCCGACAGCTCGGGAGTGAGTATTCGACATCATAGGTCTCGGCAAGATACTGCTGAACCAGCGCTGGCGTCCACGCCGGCGTGTCGAGCCCTACCTCCTCGGGAGATTCGTGGACGGTTGCTTCGAGCTGATATTGATAGTTTTCCGAGAGTTTCTATTTTCTCCCAAATAAATTATATAAGTGACGGCCTGCTCGAGCGACTTGTCCGTGTCGAGTCGCGTGAGCCAATTGTAGATCGTTTTCCGTTCAACCCCGTATCACTCGGTAAGTTCAATCAGTTGAACACCGTTCTTGTACGTAATCGCGGCCAATAGCCGTTGTGTCGGCTTTTCCCGTCGACGTTGTCGAGGGTGTTTTGCAACTCCTCGACAGAGATCTCGTCAAGATGTTCCATTGCAAGGACCCACAATCTCTGCGTGAAAAATTCTAACGACTACTATCGGTCTATGTCTGATTGCGGCCATTTCGAGCCCTAGTGCTCCTCGAGCGATGTTAACGCGACGTCAGCATCGATCGGGCCGTCAGGACGATAGTGTTCGAGCCAGGCTTCGCCATTTAAGAACGATTCGGGCACGTCATCGATGCCATCAGTGGGCGACAGACAGATCCATCCCTCTCGCGCCTCGGTTCGCCACGCAGTACACGGTGTCCCAAGAGCGATGTAGAGGCGACTCTCAGCCGGTTCACTCGGGTCAAG from Natronosalvus rutilus includes:
- a CDS encoding RNA-guided endonuclease InsQ/TnpB family protein, yielding MKRANQFDVRPRSTKEREVFVRWLDASASLWNETNYARRQAFLTDESVWDADTGRLECKYKGVLSSSVAQQLIRKNSEAWRSFFASNEKYHAGKLDARPSPPGYWGNEDDGRVLRTYVRNDQYTLEFVNRSRLEVPIGSELKDELGLNRNQRLRVEVAGDPKWSGKQGRLELVYDELEETFRAFQPVTIDSSRLDSPLASEEAALDVGANNLVACTTTTGSQYLYDGRTLFTEFREITEQIAHYQSRLEDQHTSSKRIDRLYRKRTNRRNHAQDSLVRNLVERLHEEGVSTLYVGDIKGVLSTHWSPRVNEKTHNFWAYRRFIDRLEDVCEEYGITVGEEPEAWTSQECPVCGERDNTRRHEDSLACPCGFEGHADLVASESFLRRQSAVGSMARPVYLKWNNHDWRGHHSPPSIAETMANEAYTNQSTAPSGNVALGDSDD